In one window of Acidobacteriota bacterium DNA:
- a CDS encoding WD40 repeat domain-containing protein, producing MIDATFYNTLLKTFLKFLGLVFVIVALITNPIVNAKPLQKILGKHNDVVLTVKFSPDGKLIATGGNDEDVMIWDARTGKLIKVLSELNTDSTMPIDSVAFSLDNKMLAAASGGMLIIWDLQTLAVKFSLQAQVYRISSLAFSHDSKILASTCLNLEASDGEISLWDMYTGTLSQTLKVHTDVWSTAFSPDDVLLASANHNQTITIWDVETGTLLKTLTGHEEQVNSVAFSPDGKTLLSGSSDKTIKFWDVKTGKLKNQISGLRGEVFSTVISPNGKMIASAILNQVMIWHRQTGKLVRVLKGHKSYVQSCAFSPDGKWLVSGASDRTIRLWAIK from the coding sequence ATGATTGACGCGACTTTTTATAACACCCTCCTAAAAACCTTTCTTAAATTTCTTGGTTTGGTCTTTGTGATTGTTGCATTAATCACAAATCCGATAGTCAATGCTAAACCTTTACAAAAGATTCTTGGAAAACACAACGATGTTGTTTTAACGGTAAAGTTTTCTCCCGATGGTAAGTTGATTGCTACCGGCGGTAATGATGAAGATGTGATGATTTGGGACGCACGAACTGGAAAATTGATAAAGGTACTGTCAGAACTTAATACCGATTCGACAATGCCAATAGATTCGGTTGCTTTTTCTCTCGATAACAAAATGCTGGCGGCTGCTTCTGGAGGTATGCTCATCATTTGGGATTTGCAAACTTTGGCAGTGAAGTTCTCCTTGCAAGCGCAGGTGTATAGAATTTCTTCCTTGGCTTTTTCCCATGACAGTAAAATTTTGGCGAGCACCTGTTTAAACTTGGAAGCCAGTGATGGTGAAATCAGTCTTTGGGATATGTACACAGGAACTCTCAGCCAAACTTTGAAAGTTCATACGGATGTTTGGTCAACTGCTTTTTCGCCTGATGATGTGCTACTGGCCAGCGCGAATCATAACCAGACCATTACAATATGGGATGTCGAAACAGGAACGCTCCTCAAAACTTTGACCGGACACGAAGAGCAAGTTAATTCAGTTGCGTTTTCGCCAGATGGCAAAACGCTTTTGAGCGGCAGTAGCGATAAAACAATTAAATTTTGGGATGTGAAAACAGGCAAATTAAAAAATCAAATTAGTGGGTTGAGAGGAGAAGTTTTTTCAACCGTTATTTCGCCAAATGGCAAAATGATAGCCTCAGCAATTTTGAATCAGGTAATGATCTGGCATAGACAAACGGGTAAATTAGTACGTGTTCTTAAAGGGCATAAAAGCTATGTTCAGTCCTGTGCCTTTTCTCCCGATGGTAAATGGTTGGTTAGCGGTGCGTCTGACAGGACTATAAGGTTATGGGCAATTAAATGA
- a CDS encoding SCO family protein, translating to MNNHKSVRLTLLFGLILITLSSQACTREEEKRYELAGKVVAVDLRGKTVTISHEEIKGYMEPMTMPFRVLGKDEFYLDKMNAGDRVQATLVVAGSRSWIENLIVTQESREALPPTAQVTEPQPGEQIPDFTLINQDGKKISINQYKGKALLLTFIYTRCPLPDYCPLMTSNFAEINKAITSQPELQKRAHLMSITVDPEYDKPAVLRAYGVQHNPNQSFENWEYATGSSDEIKKIASHFGLYYSTQEDQIVHNLQTALIAPDGKFVKIYRGNEWKPADVVSDLQKLAKE from the coding sequence ATGAATAATCACAAATCAGTTCGCCTTACTCTGTTGTTCGGTCTAATACTAATAACACTATCTTCTCAAGCCTGCACCAGAGAAGAAGAAAAACGTTATGAACTGGCGGGTAAGGTCGTAGCGGTTGATCTGCGCGGGAAAACCGTTACCATCTCTCACGAAGAAATCAAAGGTTATATGGAACCCATGACCATGCCGTTTCGGGTGTTGGGAAAAGATGAATTTTATCTCGACAAGATGAACGCCGGTGACCGGGTGCAGGCGACGCTCGTGGTTGCCGGTTCGCGTTCGTGGATTGAAAATCTCATTGTCACTCAGGAAAGCCGCGAAGCCTTGCCGCCAACCGCTCAAGTTACAGAGCCACAACCCGGCGAACAGATTCCCGATTTCACCTTGATCAATCAGGACGGCAAAAAAATCTCGATTAACCAGTACAAAGGCAAAGCTTTGCTGTTGACGTTTATCTATACCCGTTGCCCGTTGCCGGATTATTGCCCGTTGATGACCAGTAATTTCGCGGAGATTAACAAAGCGATAACCTCGCAACCGGAATTGCAAAAACGCGCGCATCTGATGAGCATCACGGTTGACCCCGAATATGATAAACCTGCGGTGCTTCGCGCTTATGGGGTGCAGCATAATCCGAATCAAAGTTTTGAAAATTGGGAATACGCGACCGGTTCAAGCGATGAAATCAAAAAAATCGCCAGCCATTTCGGACTCTATTACTCGACGCAAGAAGACCAGATCGTTCACAATTTGCAAACCGCGCTCATTGCGCCGGATGGCAAATTTGTTAAGATTTATCGCGGCAACGAATGGAAACCTGCCGATGTCGTGAGTGATTTGCAAAAGCTTGCCAAAGAGTGA
- a CDS encoding copper-binding protein: MLLMLTACRKPTVVYQGQGLVEEVHPDTATVQINHEEIKGFMPAMSMPYHVKDKTMLDALKVGDRVNFTVEDSTSGTVLIDLKKADATGADKKSEPSGSSTNANKNAAPPPKP, encoded by the coding sequence ATGCTTTTAATGCTAACTGCCTGTCGCAAACCGACGGTGGTTTATCAAGGTCAGGGCTTGGTCGAAGAGGTTCACCCGGATACCGCTACCGTGCAAATCAATCACGAAGAGATTAAAGGGTTCATGCCGGCGATGAGTATGCCCTATCACGTTAAAGATAAGACCATGCTCGACGCCTTAAAAGTCGGTGATCGGGTCAATTTTACGGTTGAAGACAGTACCTCGGGAACCGTTTTAATCGACCTCAAAAAAGCCGACGCAACGGGTGCGGACAAGAAATCTGAGCCTTCGGGTTCATCAACTAATGCCAATAAAAACGCCGCACCGCCACCCAAACCATAA
- the thrC gene encoding threonine synthase, with protein sequence MNQSKAFLRCIDATCNSTFAITERLYTCSACGGLLDVAYEFYLPAADELKNLFQSRKLSNQAIDLSGVWRFRELLPFVTNEANIVTIYEGNTPLYDAPRCAEYAGLNEVRFKHQGLNPTGSFKDNGMTTGVTQAQVLGARAVACASTGNTSASMAAYAARAGMRGVVFIPAGQVAYGKLSQSLEYGSLVVEIEGNFDDAMRLVRELANESDLYLLNSINPFRLEGQKAIAIELMEQVNWKAPDWLVVPGGNLGNSSAIGKGLKEMFDAGLIADLPRLAIIQAEGASPLYEYFIAEDRSRFRPFEYPVTLATAIKIGKPVSWQKSMRALNWTNGIVERVSEQEIADAKAMIGFDGIGCEPASATTLAGIKKLVATAVIKPSETVVAILTGNVMKDPTYSINYHTDKLTIEADGISHPIKGTFANKSVQIAADKDAIRHLLDL encoded by the coding sequence ATGAATCAGTCAAAAGCCTTTCTGCGTTGCATTGACGCAACCTGCAATTCTACATTTGCAATCACCGAACGCCTTTATACCTGTAGCGCCTGCGGCGGATTGCTCGATGTCGCCTATGAATTCTATCTGCCGGCGGCAGACGAACTGAAAAATTTATTTCAATCGCGCAAACTTTCAAATCAAGCGATTGACCTGAGCGGCGTCTGGCGTTTTCGCGAACTCCTGCCATTCGTCACAAATGAAGCGAACATCGTCACCATTTACGAAGGCAACACGCCGCTTTACGACGCGCCGCGATGCGCCGAATATGCAGGTCTGAATGAAGTCCGTTTCAAACATCAGGGCTTAAATCCCACAGGCTCATTCAAAGATAACGGCATGACGACGGGCGTCACGCAAGCTCAAGTTCTGGGGGCGCGCGCCGTCGCCTGCGCTTCGACCGGCAACACCTCGGCTTCGATGGCGGCATATGCGGCGCGCGCCGGGATGCGCGGCGTGGTGTTTATCCCTGCGGGTCAGGTGGCTTACGGCAAACTTTCGCAATCGCTCGAATACGGTTCGCTGGTCGTGGAAATCGAAGGCAATTTCGATGACGCCATGCGACTGGTGCGCGAACTTGCCAATGAAAGCGATTTGTATTTGCTGAATTCCATCAACCCGTTTCGCCTCGAAGGACAAAAAGCCATCGCCATTGAACTGATGGAACAGGTGAATTGGAAGGCTCCCGATTGGCTGGTGGTGCCGGGCGGCAATCTCGGCAATTCATCGGCAATCGGCAAAGGCTTAAAAGAGATGTTCGACGCGGGATTGATTGCCGACTTACCGCGCCTTGCCATCATTCAGGCAGAAGGCGCATCGCCACTGTATGAATATTTTATCGCCGAAGACCGCAGCCGCTTTCGTCCGTTTGAATACCCTGTGACGCTGGCGACCGCCATCAAAATCGGCAAGCCGGTGTCGTGGCAAAAATCCATGCGCGCTTTGAATTGGACAAACGGCATTGTCGAGCGCGTCAGCGAACAGGAGATTGCCGACGCCAAAGCGATGATTGGCTTTGACGGCATCGGTTGCGAACCGGCTTCGGCGACGACACTGGCGGGAATAAAAAAACTGGTGGCGACTGCGGTCATCAAACCGTCTGAAACGGTGGTGGCGATACTCACCGGCAACGTGATGAAAGACCCGACCTATTCCATCAACTATCACACCGATAAATTAACCATTGAAGCGGACGGCATCTCCCATCCCATCAAAGGAACGTTTGCCAATAAATCGGTGCAGATTGCCGCCGATAAAGATGCGATTCGCCATCTGCTTGATTTGTGA
- a CDS encoding PilZ domain-containing protein encodes MSGVCERCNERTSYIINISGAKELAVMAHLGYRLVCDACYDDLLAEANDVREDDEDRRAEDRIAVSIKALVEGNTSQLEAFAEEMLVKEISPSGLRLQTARDIEPGSIVKIKVHSHNIEATAIAESVWRDGGQRHVGLKLVEPSDSWEDLYDQHAPE; translated from the coding sequence ATGTCTGGCGTATGCGAACGTTGTAACGAACGAACCAGCTACATCATAAACATTTCCGGCGCGAAAGAACTCGCAGTAATGGCGCATCTCGGCTATCGTCTGGTTTGCGATGCCTGCTATGACGATTTGCTTGCCGAAGCCAATGACGTGCGCGAAGACGATGAAGACCGCCGCGCAGAAGATCGCATCGCGGTTTCCATTAAAGCTCTGGTCGAAGGCAACACTTCGCAACTCGAAGCTTTCGCCGAAGAGATGCTGGTCAAGGAAATCAGCCCATCGGGTTTGCGTTTGCAAACCGCGCGTGACATCGAACCGGGAAGCATTGTCAAAATCAAAGTCCATTCGCACAACATCGAAGCGACCGCCATTGCCGAATCGGTCTGGCGCGATGGCGGACAACGCCATGTCGGATTGAAGCTGGTCGAACCGAGCGATAGCTGGGAAGATTTGTATGACCAGCACGCGCCCGAATAA